TCCGGCTCCACTGGTAGATCACTGGAACCTGTGAGCGGCTCGCTAGAATAAGGTGAGCTTTCCCATCCAAGTCGAGAAACTCTACATCCGTGTCGCGGTACCACTCGTGCAGTGACTGGTACGAATAAAAGCCATTATCATTCCACTTGTAGAGGGTGGAGAGGCCAGCTTTTGAGCTGTCAGCAATCACAAAGAACCAATCAGAGCCAATCTGGAAGGCCTCAATATCATTGGGCTTAGAGATCTTGGACACTTCGATATCCTGGAACTTATTGAACCTGCTTTGGTCGTCATCAAACTTGTAAATGTgggaaccaccaaacagctgagCCACAATGACAAACACCTCATATTTGATGATGACAGATTTGCACCCCACAATGGACTGACCTAAAGGGCAGAGAAACACATGAATCGCGTGAGAATGAAACTGGGAGCATTCTGGGAGTGTTTGTTAGCCTAATGTGTGATTAGACTTCCTAACTTACAGTGTCACTGGAAACTCCCTTTAACCCTTCACCCAACCTTCCACGTAACCTGACATGCACCTCctgcccacatagcaaaattggtatggcccagatctggccaacacaatgtgcttacacatggcccacataccgcaaagactgacggccctttggtggcccagatcaggtttgccagaggaggcccagacatgggccagcacaaggccagttgcagacacactggtggtcctgtgctagCCCATCTCTGGCACCAAAGGAccgtcattctttgcagtatgtgggccatgtgtaagttgtgtgcagccacgggccagtcgcagacacacagctgaccctgtgctggcccagatgtcagccaaatgtgtaccttaatcaagccatgtaataacaacatgtgccggaacataaatagtgcaaaagtaacattacgaacctctgttcagacagtgaatgaacTGATTCTTTTACAGCGCATTTCCTTTCCCAAAGTCATACCTGAATTTGAAacattggctaccatagcagtatagtatatCAACATGGCACTTGGGTCTTccaactaaaataggaaaataggaacataaacagtgccatcattgccagacctggcccacatctggttgacatataccctgccatgacaccagtcagtcagaagtgccagcttgatgccggatcagGGGaaaacctgttttctatgagcctgggccacatgacccaaaccacaatcgagcaagatatggcatgccatcacatagacagtgccatctataccaggcctggcccatatttGGATGgcatacgtcttatcatgccagaagtcagccagcagtgccggatTGATACCAGATCttggccagacctgcttgctatgtgggttaGAGATGTAACTACACGTTGGGTCGACACAGCCTGCAAGGACTTAAATGGTTAGAAGGTTGCGCTGCAGGATCAAGAGGGGTTTCCAGTTATCTCGTAGGTTAGGACACATTTCCTGCAAAAGTCGAAATCAAAATTTACCTGTGATGTTATCATAAGTCCTGAAGTTCATTTCTATGTGGTCCCACTGGAAAATCatacagctctctgtgctgggaGCAGAAATGGCCACGTAGACATCATTCTTATAGCTGAATGTGTCAACAGACAACGATTCTGAGGCCACAGACCTGGAAACAAATGCAGTTGATTATGAAAAAGAGACATCATTAAATCATGTATAACAGATAACAGTTGTATTTTCAGTCACTGGAACATACAAGTGAGTCAGGTCCCTGA
The Oreochromis niloticus isolate F11D_XX unplaced genomic scaffold, O_niloticus_UMD_NMBU tig00001937_pilon, whole genome shotgun sequence DNA segment above includes these coding regions:
- the LOC109201059 gene encoding leucine-rich repeat LGI family member 2-like encodes the protein MIFQWDHIEMNFRTYDNITGQSIVGCKSVIIKYEVFVIVAQLFGGSHIYKFDDDQSRFNKFQDIEVSKISKPNDIEAFQIGSDWFFVIADSSKAGLSTLYKWNDNGFYSYQSLHEWYRDTDVEFLDLDGKAHLILASRSQVPVIYQWSRSNQKFILQGEIPNMEDVVVVKHFRIKEELYLAMTRYIGDSKVLRWGTKQFAEIQALPSRGSMILQPFSFKERYYLALGSDYTFSQIYLWDEDNKIFDRFKEVYIQAPRSFTVVSTDRRDFIFSSSFKGNTQIFEHIIIDLSL